The following coding sequences lie in one Phycicoccus duodecadis genomic window:
- a CDS encoding TadA family conjugal transfer-associated ATPase codes for MAGEQEGVLGDLGRHDAAGRLADRVVGLGPLAPLVADPEVTDVLVNGDGRVWVDRGGGVESTATVVAADDLRPLAARLAGLAGRRLDDSQPWVDGTLPGGVRLHAVLPPLAEGGAHLSLRVARRRPGGVAALVGLGATGPDGARVLRALVAARASLLVTGGTGAGKTTVLAALLAECPAHERLVVVEDVRELDPDHPHVVRLQGRSANVEGVGEVSLAVLVRQALRMRPDRLVVGEVRGPEVRELLAALNTGHDGGAGTLHANGPEEVPARLEALGSLAGLPREAVHAQLRGALRAVVHVARGPHGHRRVDRVGVPVTLPGGAVVVRTAMTRDRGDLRPADHWPSLLDLLGTDPLVGAAPTPGAGAARGGGP; via the coding sequence ATGGCGGGGGAGCAGGAGGGGGTGCTCGGCGACCTCGGCCGCCACGACGCCGCGGGGCGTCTGGCCGACCGGGTCGTGGGGCTCGGGCCACTCGCCCCGCTGGTAGCGGACCCCGAGGTCACCGACGTCCTGGTCAACGGTGACGGCCGCGTCTGGGTCGACCGTGGCGGGGGCGTGGAGAGCACGGCGACCGTCGTGGCCGCCGACGACCTCCGCCCGCTGGCCGCGCGGCTGGCGGGGCTGGCCGGTCGTCGCCTCGACGACTCCCAGCCCTGGGTCGACGGCACGCTGCCCGGCGGCGTCCGGCTGCACGCCGTGCTCCCGCCGCTGGCCGAGGGCGGGGCGCACCTCAGCCTGCGGGTCGCACGACGGCGCCCGGGTGGGGTCGCGGCCCTTGTGGGCCTGGGTGCCACCGGGCCCGACGGCGCCCGGGTCCTGCGGGCCCTGGTGGCGGCCCGCGCCAGCCTGCTCGTCACCGGGGGCACCGGGGCGGGCAAGACCACCGTCCTGGCGGCGCTGCTGGCCGAGTGCCCCGCCCACGAACGGCTGGTCGTGGTCGAGGACGTCCGCGAGCTCGACCCCGACCATCCGCACGTGGTCCGGCTGCAGGGCCGGTCGGCCAACGTCGAGGGCGTCGGCGAGGTCTCCCTGGCCGTCCTGGTGCGCCAGGCCCTGCGCATGCGCCCTGACCGCCTCGTGGTGGGCGAGGTCCGCGGCCCCGAGGTGCGCGAGCTCCTGGCCGCGCTCAACACCGGCCACGACGGGGGTGCCGGCACCCTGCACGCCAACGGCCCCGAGGAGGTCCCCGCCCGGCTCGAGGCGCTCGGTTCGTTGGCCGGGCTGCCCCGCGAGGCCGTGCACGCGCAGCTGCGGGGCGCGCTCCGGGCCGTCGTGCACGTCGCGCGGGGGCCCCACGGCCACCGCCGGGTCGACCGGGTCGGGGTGCCCGTCACGCTGCCGGGCGGGGCCGTCGTCGTCCGCACCGCGATGACCCGCGACCGGGGCGACCTCCGGCCCGCCGACCACTGGCCCTCCCTGCTCGACCTCCTCGGCACCGATCCCCTCGTCGG